A window of the Pseudomonas sp. B21_DOA genome harbors these coding sequences:
- a CDS encoding alginate export family protein produces MKLNPFVKAGIGLTFALLWSCPTLAAMTESKNFGLEVKLTGQSEDDRDLGTAGGGDVNGVGLDLRPWIYGESGAWSAYAMGQAVTSTDIIETDTLQQSDGEQTTDSGDRETKKNYLAMREFWVGYSGFTPYPGEILKFGRQRLRNDDGQWRDTNIEALNWTFDTTLLRANAGVAERFSEYRTDLKELAPKDKDRLHAYADAAYQWTPGQWVGIRGHHTHDDGKLDYAEPGVPRDSLDKTENGDISWIGLTADSDAYNWRNTNTVNYWGSITGMSGDRDTVNALNADGTRPTQAKRSDDISGWAADVGVRLRLDPQWQVGGAYARASADYEQNGLESNRSNYTGTRSRVHRFGEAFRGEMNNMQTATLFGSWMVNDEYDASLIYHKFWRVDGNKPVGSNGINAVENNTDDVTGAILSSTSLPLEDGNKDLGQEMDLVVTKYFKQGLLPAALSQSIDEPSALVRFRGGVFKPGDAYGSQVDSYMHRAFIDVIWRF; encoded by the coding sequence ATGAAGCTGAACCCATTCGTGAAGGCCGGTATTGGCCTCACCTTCGCGCTGCTCTGGTCTTGCCCGACACTGGCTGCGATGACTGAAAGCAAGAACTTCGGTCTGGAAGTGAAACTTACCGGCCAGTCCGAAGACGACCGCGACCTCGGCACTGCCGGCGGCGGCGACGTCAACGGCGTGGGCCTCGACCTGCGTCCGTGGATCTACGGCGAAAGCGGCGCGTGGAGCGCTTATGCGATGGGTCAGGCGGTGACCTCGACCGACATCATCGAGACCGACACCCTGCAGCAATCGGACGGCGAACAGACCACCGACAGCGGCGATCGTGAAACCAAGAAAAACTATCTGGCGATGCGCGAATTCTGGGTCGGCTACAGCGGCTTCACGCCCTACCCTGGCGAGATCCTCAAGTTCGGTCGCCAGCGTCTGCGCAATGACGACGGCCAATGGCGCGACACCAACATCGAAGCGCTGAACTGGACCTTCGATACCACACTGCTGCGCGCCAATGCCGGTGTTGCCGAGCGTTTCAGCGAATACCGCACCGACTTGAAAGAGCTGGCACCGAAAGACAAGGATCGCCTGCACGCCTACGCCGACGCCGCTTACCAGTGGACGCCGGGCCAGTGGGTCGGCATTCGCGGTCACCACACCCACGATGACGGCAAACTCGATTACGCCGAGCCAGGCGTCCCGCGCGATTCGCTGGACAAGACCGAGAACGGCGACATCAGTTGGATCGGCCTGACCGCCGACAGCGACGCCTACAACTGGCGCAACACCAACACCGTCAACTACTGGGGCAGCATCACCGGCATGAGCGGCGACCGTGACACGGTCAACGCGCTGAACGCCGACGGCACGCGCCCGACACAAGCCAAGCGCAGCGATGACATCAGCGGCTGGGCAGCCGATGTCGGCGTGCGTCTGCGCCTCGATCCGCAGTGGCAAGTCGGCGGTGCCTACGCCCGCGCCAGTGCCGATTACGAACAGAACGGTCTGGAGAGCAACCGCTCCAACTACACCGGTACCCGCTCGCGCGTGCACCGTTTCGGCGAAGCGTTCCGTGGCGAAATGAACAACATGCAGACCGCCACCCTGTTCGGTTCCTGGATGGTCAACGACGAGTACGACGCCAGCCTGATCTACCACAAGTTCTGGCGTGTCGACGGCAACAAGCCGGTCGGCAGCAACGGCATCAATGCGGTGGAAAACAACACCGACGACGTCACTGGCGCGATCCTCTCCAGCACCTCGCTGCCGCTTGAAGATGGCAACAAGGACCTGGGTCAGGAAATGGACCTGGTCGTCACCAAGTACTTCAAGCAAGGCCTGTTGCCGGCGGCGTTGAGCCAGTCGATCGACGAGCCTTCGGCACTGGTGCGTTTCCGTGGCGGTGTGTTCAAGCCGGGCGATGCCTATGGCAGCCAGGTTGATTCCTACATGCACCGCGCATTCATTGACGTGATCTGGCGCTTCTGA